In one window of Brassica rapa cultivar Chiifu-401-42 chromosome A07, CAAS_Brap_v3.01, whole genome shotgun sequence DNA:
- the LOC103850105 gene encoding alpha/beta hydrolase domain-containing protein 17B, giving the protein MGGVTSSIAAKFAFFPPTPPSYAFITDVSSSSSVDRLYITDVPRRDDVDVLKLRTRRGNEIVAIYVKHPKANATLLYSHGNAADLGQMFELFLELSTRLRLNLMGYDYSGYGQSTGKASECNTYADIDASYNCLKEQYGVKDDQLILYGQSVGSGPTIDLASRTPNLRGVVLHSPILSGMRVLYPVKRTYWFDIYKNIDKIGSVTCPVLVIHGTADEVVDWSHGKQLWELSKEKYEPLWVSGGGHCNLELYPEFIKHLKKFVIFISKPKGPRNGPNNTNPTDATKDQSKPSENGRADTFQLGCCLPEVSRNSVDSQLEKSKKTNKPEKSRMSVDRFRRKKGLVW; this is encoded by the exons atGGGAGGAGTAACTTCATCAATCGCCGCTAAATTCGCTTTCTTCCCGCCAACCCCACCTTCTTACGCTTTCATTACCGACGttagctcctcctcctccgttgACCGACTGTACATCACCGATGTTCCTCGCCGCGACGACGTTGACGTCCTCAAGCTACGCACTCGTCGTGGCAACGAGATCGTTGCTATATACGTCAAACACCCCAAAGCTAACGCTACGCTTCTCTATTCCCATGGCAACGCCGCTGATTTGGGTCAGATGTTTGAGCTTTTCCTCGAGCTTAGCACCCGCCTCCGTCTTAATCTCATGGG GTATGATTACTCTGGCTATGGTCAGTCTACTGGAAAG GCAAGCGAATGTAACACATATGCTGATATAGATGCATCGTATAACTGCCTGAAAGAACAATATGGTGTAAAAGACGATCAACTGATATTATATGGTCAGTCTGTTGGTAGTGGACCCACGATTGATTTGGCTTCGCGGACGCCTAATTTAAGAGGAGTGGTTTTGCATAGCCCTATTCTCTCTGGGATGAGGGTTCTGTACCCGGTTAAACGAACTTATTGGTTTGACATTTACAAG AATATCGACAAGATCGGTTCTGTTACCTGTCCTGTCTTAGTCATCCAT GGAACTGCGGATGAAGTAGTTGATTGGTCCCATGGGAAACAACTTTGGGAACTTTCCAAAGAGAAGTATGAACCTCTATGGGTCTCTGGAGGAGGACACTGCAACCTTGAACTCTATCCTGAGTTCATCAAACATCTGAAGAAGTttgtaatatttatttctaaaccCAAGGGACCAAGAAACGGTCCAAACAACACGAATCCAACAGATGCAACCAAGGACCAGAGCAAGCCTTCAGAGAATGGACGTGCTGACACGTTTCAACTCGGCTGCTGCCTTCCGGAAGTTTCCAGAAACAGTGTTGACAGTCAGCTTGAGAAATCTAAGAAGACTAATAAACCTGAGAAGTCTCGGATGAGTGTTGATAGGTTTAGAAGGAAAAAAGGTCTGGTCTGGTGA